The window GGAGACGTGCTACCAGGGCGCCTTCATGGAGAACGCGGTGAACGCCATGATGCCGCACCACCCGGCCGCGGAGCTGGCGCACGGGGCGCACGGCGGCGGAGCGCACGCGCACCACGGCGCGGGAGCGGGTCCGCCCACGTTCAAGGCGCTGGACCCGGACGACCTCCTCTACCCCTGCACCGTGGTGGAGGAGCGCTACTGGAGCGCGTGCTACTCCATGCAGACGTCGGTGATCCTGCACTTCACCGGGCAGGACGTCGCCCGGACGGCGCGTGAGTGCCTGCGCGTCCCCGAGCGGATGCGCTCCACCTGTTTCGTGAGCCTGGGGCGGGACATCAGCGGGATGACGGTGCAGAACCGGGCTGAGTCGCGCCGTCGCTGCGCGGCCGTGCCGGACCCGGCGGACCGCGCCTGGTGCCACGTGGGCGCCGCCACCAACATGCTCAACGTGACCTCGCGCGCCGAGGACGGGGTCGCCTACTGCCGCGAGCTCCCGGACACGGAGGACAAGGCCCGCTGCTACGAGTCGGTGGGAACCCAGCTGCGGGTGCTGGCGAGCGGCGAGGCGGAGCGGGAGGAGGCGTGCCGCACCGTGGAGGCGGGATACGTGGACGCCTGCCGCCGCGGGGCGGGGCTCGCCGTCGCGACGAGATAGCCGCGCACCTCCACACCCTCCACACGAGGCCCTTCCCGCTGAGCCGCGGGAAGGGCCTTTCTGCACCCCGGGCGCACCGGGCTTGACATGACTAATGCCATTAGGCATACTTCGGCCGTGCCTAATGGCGTTAGTCACACCTCTCCGGGAGGGGTCGCGCGATGATGGCTCGCAAGGCGGGGCTTTCGGCCGGGGACGTGGTCGCCGCGGCGGCGGAGATCGCGGACGCGGAAGGGGCGGACGCGGTGACGCTCGCCTCCGTTGCGTCGCGCCTGGGGGTGCGCCCGCCCTCGCTGTACGCGCACGTGGACGGGCTGCAGGGGGTGCGGCGGCTCCTCGCGCTGCAGGCGGCGCGGGAGCTCGGAGTGGCGCTGCGCGCCGCGGTGCAGGGGAGGACGGGGACCGAGGCGCTGCGGGAGGTCGCGCACGCGTACCGCCGCTTCGCGCGGGAGCACCCGGGGCTCTACGGCGCGGCGCAGCGGGCGGTGCGTCCGGGGGAGGACGACGAGCTCTACCGGGCCCTGGCGGAGCCGGTGCTCCCCGTGCTCCGGGCGCTGGGGGATGCGGGGGTCACCGAAGCCGACCGGGTGCACCTGGCGCGGGCGTTCCGGAGCGCGCTGCACGGGTTCGTCGTCCTGGAGCGGGGCGGGGGCTTCGGGATGCCGGAGTCCGTCGACGAAAGCTTCGGGCGCATGGTGGAGCTGCTGCTCGCCGGGGTGGCGGCTTCGGCGGGCGGGCGGTAGGCGGTCCCTTTCACGACGGAGGCAACGTGTTCATCGGCCATTTCGCCGTGGCGCTCGCCGCGAAGCGCGCGGCGCCCCGCGTCTCGCTGGGGGTTCTCTTCGCCGCCTGCCAGCTCCCGGACCTGGTCTGGCCCGTGCTCCTCCTGCTCGGCTGGGAGCGGGTGCACGTCGCCCCGGGAGCGACGGCGTTCACTCCGCTCGAATTCGTCCACTACCCCGTCACGCACAGCCTGCTCGCCACGCTGGGATGGAGCCTCCTGGCCGGGGG of the Longimicrobiaceae bacterium genome contains:
- a CDS encoding TetR-like C-terminal domain-containing protein, with translation MMARKAGLSAGDVVAAAAEIADAEGADAVTLASVASRLGVRPPSLYAHVDGLQGVRRLLALQAARELGVALRAAVQGRTGTEALREVAHAYRRFAREHPGLYGAAQRAVRPGEDDELYRALAEPVLPVLRALGDAGVTEADRVHLARAFRSALHGFVVLERGGGFGMPESVDESFGRMVELLLAGVAASAGGR